Proteins from a genomic interval of Spiroplasma diminutum CUAS-1:
- the rplL gene encoding 50S ribosomal protein L7/L12 produces the protein MAITKDDIIKALEEMKLTELNDLVKAIEDHFGVVAAAAVAAPAAAAGGAAPSEVSVMLTNPGGNKVSVIKLVKEMTGLGLMDAKKLVDGTLPVAIKENVKVEEAEEMKKQLMEAGASVDLK, from the coding sequence ATGGCAATTACAAAAGACGATATTATTAAAGCTTTAGAAGAAATGAAATTAACAGAATTAAACGATTTAGTTAAAGCAATCGAAGATCACTTCGGAGTAGTAGCAGCAGCTGCAGTAGCAGCTCCTGCCGCAGCAGCAGGTGGAGCAGCACCTAGTGAAGTTAGCGTTATGTTAACAAACCCAGGAGGAAACAAAGTTTCAGTTATTAAATTAGTAAAAGAAATGACTGGATTAGGATTAATGGATGCTAAAAAATTAGTTGATGGAACATTACCTGTAGCTATTAAAGAAAACGTAAAAGTTGAAGAAGCTGAAGAAATGAAAAAACAATTAATGGAAGCTGGAGCATCAGTA